In [Chlorobium] sp. 445, the genomic stretch TTATCACACACTTTCCTGCCCCAGACGATGCTCCGCTACGCATCATTCTCTCTGGTGGCGAACCTTTGGTCAATCGTAAGTTGCTTTACTTCTGCTTAGATACACTGTATCAAAAGTATGGCAATCAAGTGCAGTACATGCTGCAAACCAACGGCGATTTGCTTACACCCGAGATTTTAGATGAGATTCTTGCGCATCATGTCACGCGCATTGACATTGCTTCACTTGACCGCTTTCATAAACACAAGGGCGCACGAGCTGAGCTTTTGAAATCCATGATGGAAGCGCGCGGCATGATTTTTGACAATGAAGGTGCACTGGTTTCCAAAACACGCCTCACGACACCCGAACTGACATTTTCAATGTGGGGCGCTAATGAAGACTTCTGGATTGGTGGCAACTGGGCACGTGGTAGAGCCATTCAAAAAAATGTGATGCTGCACAATCCGCTTCATAACTTCTGCGCGATTCCTTCAGGTGCAAAAGGCTTTGCTGGTGGCAAAGAAGGCGTGATGCAAGAAATTGCAGTCCAACTCTACAACCTCTACCCCTGCTGCCCTGGCACACGCATGCCCATTGCGGACTTGCGTTATGAAGATTTGAACATGGCCATTGCACGTGTCATTCAACATCCAATGTGGCAAGCCCTCAATGACGGTGAGCCTTTCAAAATGGGTCTCTACAAAGGTATTTCTGAAGAACTTGCGCGCTCACGCACCCAAGCGCTTGGCAACATCTGTCTCTGGTGCGACGAATTTTTTGAAAAGTACTACGAAGACTACAAGCCGAACACCTCTCCGCCACACCTTAATCTGCACACGTTTCCATCAGAACACTTTGTGCAAATTCAGTTGCCCAATCCAGCCCCGAACAGCCCATGACTCCGAGGCGTGCCATACTTCTTTTTACACGCAGCATCGCAAGTGAAATCAAAGCCAAGCGCTTCAGCGGACTGTCTTATGCGCAGTGCCAGCAGGTTTATCGGTGGCTTATCCAAACAGCTATTGCCGTCTCACAGCAAACACATGCGGCACTTGTCATCGCAACAGATAAACCTGCGCCTGAGTTTATCGGCGCAACACATTTCCTTATCCAACGTGGCACAACCTTCCATGATCGACTTTGTGCAGCAGTTGAAGATACCCTCGCTATCGGCTATGAA encodes the following:
- a CDS encoding radical SAM protein, whose translation is MPLDSLYWVITHNCNDRCDHCYNSSRPKAVELTTDEAAAVITHFPAPDDAPLRIILSGGEPLVNRKLLYFCLDTLYQKYGNQVQYMLQTNGDLLTPEILDEILAHHVTRIDIASLDRFHKHKGARAELLKSMMEARGMIFDNEGALVSKTRLTTPELTFSMWGANEDFWIGGNWARGRAIQKNVMLHNPLHNFCAIPSGAKGFAGGKEGVMQEIAVQLYNLYPCCPGTRMPIADLRYEDLNMAIARVIQHPMWQALNDGEPFKMGLYKGISEELARSRTQALGNICLWCDEFFEKYYEDYKPNTSPPHLNLHTFPSEHFVQIQLPNPAPNSP